The genomic interval GGATTATTACATCAAAAAAGAGATTCAAGAAGATGTTCGCGAGAAGTTTTACCTTGATGAGCTCATTGTAAGCGTTGTTGAAAAACAACAGGAGATGGCGGAAGGTGTTGCCATCATCCAGACTCTTTTACATGTAGAGATTTTTGCCGATAAGCACGGCTTCGCCAAAGTCATTTCAAACCTTGTACATAATGCGTTGAAATACAATAAAGATCATAATGAGATTCATATTTTTCAAGAAAAAGAGAATCTTATCATTAAAGATCAAGGGTTAGGTATGAGTGAAGCAGAGCTCTTTTTGGCGTTTGATCGCTACTACCAAGCCGATACAACCAAAGAGGGATATGGCATAGGGTTGAGTCTTGTTAAAGCTTATTGCGATGAGTTTAAGATTACCATGCGGATCCATTCTCAAAAAAATGTGGGCACCGAAGTCATCTTGGATATTTCACATCTTCTGAATAAAAAATGATATAATCAAGCCAAAATCAACAATCAACGGGACATTACGATGGAAAAAGAAGTTATCTCCTCCAGCGACAAAGAGAAATTTTTAGCTGCTTCTGCACTTTTTTTGAAAGAGTTTGAGCTCTCTTTTACAGAATATTTTACCTGCTTGTGCATGAATTACGCTAAGGCTGTGAGTAAGGATGAGGCAAAAGAGATCGCCTTAACGATTTATCACGGGCTTTTTAAGTGTGATTATGACATTGAAGAAATCAGAGAAGATCTTTTTGTCCGTATGGGGCATGATGGTGTTATGATTGGTTTTTTGATCAATCGCATTCTTTTTTATGTGATTGAAAACTATCTCTCTTTTGTGCGGAAACAAGAGATTGATTCACAAGTGGAACTTTTGATTGGGTGTGTGAGTCATTTTATCCATGTCATTGAAAGTGAAGTAATGCCTAAAGTGTGCAATGCCACAGCTGCTTTTGATGTCAGTTTTAGCAGTGATGTGATGTTTACCCCCACCAACAATATTATTGAAGCCTTTCATACGATGCGAGACGATAATCAAAGCGTTACCTTTCTGAACCTCTATAAAGGTGTTCCGATCAGTTCTGAAGCGAGTATTGTCGAGATTGAGGGTGAGCAAGTAACCTTTCGCATCGATAAATTGCAAGAGATTGCGATGAAATTAGATGCGCAAGCGTTCATTGTCAAAAATAACTATTTTAATAAACACCTCAAAGCGGACATCGTTCACAGCGATTTTCAAAACAATACGGTGGTGTTAAAAAACTTTATTTATCTTTTAAATATGCCTGCACTGCAACGTGAGTTTATTCGCGTCCATCCGGATATTATCGCCAATGTTTATCTGCATCAGTTTGACAATATGCAAACCATAGGGCGTTTGTA from Sulfurospirillum multivorans DSM 12446 carries:
- a CDS encoding sensor histidine kinase; protein product: MTFTAVLCFWIDSWAWILGLSIVFATIVGYVTVTSCLSTLLKTNRFLDILLKDTLHELNIPLSVINANLQMLQADEQDEKRLKRLGRIDLASKDLYALYKEVDYYIKKEIQEDVREKFYLDELIVSVVEKQQEMAEGVAIIQTLLHVEIFADKHGFAKVISNLVHNALKYNKDHNEIHIFQEKENLIIKDQGLGMSEAELFLAFDRYYQADTTKEGYGIGLSLVKAYCDEFKITMRIHSQKNVGTEVILDISHLLNKK
- a CDS encoding PilZ domain-containing protein produces the protein MEKEVISSSDKEKFLAASALFLKEFELSFTEYFTCLCMNYAKAVSKDEAKEIALTIYHGLFKCDYDIEEIREDLFVRMGHDGVMIGFLINRILFYVIENYLSFVRKQEIDSQVELLIGCVSHFIHVIESEVMPKVCNATAAFDVSFSSDVMFTPTNNIIEAFHTMRDDNQSVTFLNLYKGVPISSEASIVEIEGEQVTFRIDKLQEIAMKLDAQAFIVKNNYFNKHLKADIVHSDFQNNTVVLKNFIYLLNMPALQREFIRVHPDIIANVYLHQFDNMQTIGRLYDLSMNGLGVVSSENNGIFVGAKVLVAFELNSASISSVKGDKKIEVQGEVINVIEYKDSYRYCMRIVPNREMSDKILHYITKREREILEDLNNELNEYRV